One window of Chamaesiphon minutus PCC 6605 genomic DNA carries:
- a CDS encoding 4'-phosphopantetheinyl transferase family protein: MLMLSERDIHVWSTHLDLERDRVDELGRFLSLEERQRAAKFINPLHGDRWTVARGYLRHILSLYLDLTPAQIAFTYSDRGKPALAKPLCEGKRYANGTRIAGSQIQFNLSHSRDRAVYGISAKYPIGIDIEYIHPLPAADLVDRFFSPAEQAVFHSLPIDSKLAAFFHAWVQKESYLKACGTGLSTPLDRIEVSIDPSTPAAIISVPTNDIWHIQKLEISPEYASAIVIGGDLDRSEWMLKMMS, translated from the coding sequence ATGTTGATGTTATCAGAGCGCGATATTCATGTCTGGAGTACTCATCTCGATCTCGAACGAGATCGGGTTGACGAATTGGGTCGATTTTTAAGTCTTGAAGAACGCCAACGTGCGGCTAAATTTATCAATCCACTACATGGCGATCGTTGGACTGTCGCGCGCGGATATTTACGGCACATTTTGAGTCTGTATCTCGATTTGACGCCAGCACAGATTGCGTTTACCTATAGCGATCGTGGCAAACCTGCGTTGGCGAAGCCTCTTTGCGAAGGCAAACGCTACGCGAACGGAACGAGAATCGCAGGCAGCCAGATCCAGTTTAATCTATCCCATTCTCGCGATCGAGCCGTGTATGGAATTAGTGCCAAATATCCGATTGGTATCGATATCGAATACATTCATCCTTTGCCTGCGGCGGATTTGGTCGATCGATTTTTTTCTCCCGCCGAGCAAGCTGTTTTTCATAGTCTCCCCATCGACAGCAAGCTCGCCGCATTTTTTCATGCCTGGGTCCAAAAAGAATCCTATCTCAAAGCCTGTGGAACTGGCCTAAGCACTCCTTTAGATCGAATCGAGGTCTCGATCGATCCCAGTACGCCTGCTGCGATTATTTCCGTGCCTACAAATGATATTTGGCACATTCAAAAGCTAGAAATATCGCCCGAATATGCCAGCGCAATCGTCATCGGCGGCGATCTCGATCGTTCCGAGTGGATGCTGAAGATGATGAGCTAA
- the aspS gene encoding aspartate--tRNA ligase, translating into MRTHYCGTIRTEQIGETITLCGWVDRRRDLGGVIFLHLRDRSGSVQVVSDPVRTPETYPLAETLRSEYVVKITGRVYARPEESLNTRIDTGEIEVYAEQIEILNRVHKQLPFQVSQTENEFVREDLRLKYRYLDLRRERMSANLQLRHRVIKTIRRCLEDRFNFMEIETPILTRSTPEGARDFILPSRVNLGEWFALPQSPQLFKQLLMVSGFDRYYQVARCFRDEDLRADRQPEFTQLDMEMSFMSQEEIIELNEELIWQIFKEIKGVELARPFPRMTYAEAMADYGCDKPDTRFDLKLVNVSELFKDSQFKVFSGAIASGGIVKILPIPGGNETISNVRIKPGGNLFKEATEAGAKGLAYIRVLENNEIDTIGAIKDSLSEERKQQLLTLTNAKPGDLLLFGAGDAAMVNKTLDRLRLVIGRELGLIDDNKVNLLWVTEFPMFEYNADEKRLEALHHPFTSPHPDDIGDLTTARAQAYDIIFNGTEIGGGSVRIHQREVQEKVFSAIGLSAAEANDKFGFLLEAFEYGTPPHGGIAYGLDRLVMLLAGEDSIRDTIAFPKTQQARCLLTNAPAQVDAKQLKELEVISTYKPKADS; encoded by the coding sequence ATGCGAACCCATTATTGCGGCACCATCCGCACCGAACAAATTGGCGAAACTATTACCCTCTGCGGATGGGTAGATCGTCGCCGCGATCTTGGGGGGGTAATTTTTCTCCATTTACGCGATCGATCGGGTTCGGTACAGGTTGTGAGCGATCCGGTACGCACGCCTGAAACCTACCCTCTTGCGGAGACACTTCGCAGCGAGTATGTAGTCAAAATTACCGGACGCGTTTACGCACGTCCTGAAGAATCTCTCAACACGCGGATCGACACAGGCGAAATTGAAGTCTACGCCGAGCAAATCGAGATTCTCAACCGCGTTCACAAACAATTACCCTTCCAGGTATCTCAGACCGAAAATGAGTTCGTGCGGGAGGATTTACGCCTCAAGTATCGCTATCTCGATCTGCGGCGCGAACGGATGAGTGCCAATCTCCAACTCCGCCATCGCGTTATCAAAACGATCCGCCGCTGTTTGGAAGATCGCTTTAACTTTATGGAGATCGAGACGCCAATTTTAACGCGCTCTACTCCCGAAGGTGCCAGAGATTTTATTTTACCCAGTCGCGTCAATTTGGGTGAATGGTTTGCCCTCCCTCAATCGCCACAACTATTCAAACAACTATTGATGGTATCGGGATTCGATCGCTATTATCAAGTCGCGCGGTGTTTTCGCGACGAAGATTTGCGTGCAGATCGACAACCCGAATTCACCCAGTTAGACATGGAAATGAGTTTCATGTCTCAGGAAGAAATCATCGAGTTGAATGAAGAATTAATCTGGCAAATCTTCAAAGAAATTAAAGGTGTCGAATTAGCTCGTCCCTTCCCGCGCATGACTTATGCCGAAGCAATGGCAGACTACGGCTGCGATAAACCCGATACCAGATTTGACTTAAAATTAGTCAATGTTTCGGAGTTATTTAAAGACTCCCAATTCAAAGTATTTTCTGGCGCGATCGCTAGCGGTGGGATTGTCAAAATCTTACCGATTCCTGGCGGTAACGAAACTATCTCCAATGTCCGAATTAAGCCGGGTGGCAACTTATTTAAAGAAGCGACAGAAGCAGGTGCTAAAGGTTTAGCCTATATTCGCGTCCTCGAAAATAATGAAATTGATACGATTGGTGCAATTAAAGACTCATTATCTGAAGAGAGAAAACAACAATTATTAACTCTTACCAATGCCAAACCTGGAGACTTATTACTCTTCGGTGCTGGCGATGCGGCGATGGTTAATAAAACACTCGATCGATTGCGCTTGGTTATCGGTCGCGAACTCGGTTTAATCGACGATAATAAAGTCAATTTATTATGGGTAACCGAATTCCCCATGTTCGAGTATAACGCCGATGAAAAGCGTCTCGAAGCTCTCCATCACCCCTTCACATCCCCCCATCCCGACGACATTGGCGATCTCACTACCGCCCGCGCCCAAGCCTACGATATTATCTTTAATGGTACCGAAATTGGCGGTGGTAGCGTGAGAATTCATCAACGTGAAGTCCAAGAAAAAGTCTTTAGTGCGATCGGATTATCAGCCGCAGAAGCTAACGATAAGTTTGGCTTTTTACTCGAAGCTTTTGAGTATGGAACTCCTCCACATGGTGGGATTGCTTACGGACTCGATCGATTGGTAATGTTACTCGCAGGTGAAGATTCGATCCGCGATACGATCGCGTTTCCGAAGACGCAGCAAGCACGGTGTTTGCTTACAAATGCACCCGCACAGGTGGATGCCAAGCAACTCAAGGAATTAGAGGTGATTTCTACTTATAAGCCTAAGGCGGATAGCTAG